A window of Halomonas sp. GFAJ-1 contains these coding sequences:
- a CDS encoding amine oxidase — translation MPTSRIAIIGAGLAGLYAAYLLEKRGISDYVMLEARERVGGRIATLIPSGEVLIEGSAGSFDLGPSWFWPEFQQVLGALVESLGLSSFAQYETGDMIMERSHQMPPVRMQGFVNQPPSMRLQGGMQALIDALRQRIGPERIFTGQAVQSMALTYNGRVEMLCTSGQRYNAQHVLLAVPPRLAAQTMTFSPALPAGLTHQWACTATWMAPHGKYVALYPTPFWRDEQLSGEARSLLGPLGEIHDMSHPGGHGALFGFFSLPASARAQLGDEALRQHCRVQLARLFGPQAASPSMDVIKDWAQEPFTATYADQIPSEHHGTAPPARAAEGPWGPCLTGIGSEWGKHYAGYLAGAIEAAERGVADVLAK, via the coding sequence ATGCCTACATCACGTATCGCCATTATAGGTGCTGGGTTAGCGGGGCTGTATGCCGCGTATTTATTGGAAAAACGGGGCATCAGCGATTACGTGATGCTGGAGGCGCGAGAGCGGGTGGGTGGACGTATTGCAACGTTAATACCCAGCGGAGAGGTGCTGATTGAGGGGAGCGCAGGGTCGTTTGATTTAGGGCCTTCTTGGTTTTGGCCTGAGTTTCAACAGGTGCTTGGAGCGCTGGTGGAATCGCTAGGGCTGTCATCGTTTGCCCAGTATGAAACCGGCGATATGATTATGGAGCGCTCCCACCAAATGCCGCCCGTTCGCATGCAGGGCTTTGTCAATCAGCCGCCTTCTATGCGGCTACAGGGTGGCATGCAAGCGCTGATTGATGCATTGCGCCAGCGCATTGGCCCTGAACGTATTTTTACCGGCCAGGCCGTTCAGTCGATGGCACTCACTTACAATGGCCGTGTGGAGATGCTGTGTACTTCTGGGCAGCGTTATAACGCCCAGCATGTGTTGCTGGCTGTGCCGCCGAGATTAGCGGCGCAAACAATGACGTTTTCACCGGCGCTACCGGCGGGGCTGACTCATCAGTGGGCGTGCACTGCTACCTGGATGGCACCCCACGGCAAATACGTCGCCCTGTATCCCACGCCTTTTTGGCGAGATGAGCAGCTTTCGGGAGAGGCGCGCAGTCTGCTGGGCCCGCTGGGTGAAATTCATGATATGTCCCATCCAGGTGGTCACGGCGCGCTGTTTGGCTTTTTTAGCTTACCCGCCAGTGCGCGAGCGCAACTGGGTGATGAGGCACTGCGTCAGCACTGCCGCGTACAGCTGGCTAGACTGTTTGGCCCTCAAGCTGCTAGCCCGAGTATGGATGTGATTAAAGACTGGGCGCAGGAGCCGTTCACCGCTACCTATGCCGATCAGATACCTAGCGAGCATCACGGTACTGCGCCGCCTGCTCGCGCGGCTGAAGGGCCTTGGGGGCCTTGCTTAACGGGTATTGGTAGCGAGTGGGGTAAGCACTATGCCGGCTACCTGGCAGGTGCTATTGAAGCCGCTGAGCGAGGCGTCGCGGATGTGTTAGCAAAATAG
- a CDS encoding Opioid growth factor receptor (OGFr) conserved domain containing protein has protein sequence MDNDARLIAFYRGEGQDHKGRLLEEIWALSSFWLEHTHDYIQWLFPIPEAGRFNAFAPLLTSDVQAAFEREEPLRRHQQRSLDVMLDFFGLLRDGNDITAQPTLSMQTHIWLKAGGHNHLRITRMIRSLALCHQPTLARAVQQAVIELGTQHGVVSEASLRYWREAF, from the coding sequence ATGGACAATGATGCGCGCTTAATCGCGTTTTATCGTGGGGAAGGCCAGGATCATAAAGGGCGTCTACTTGAAGAGATCTGGGCACTCTCCTCTTTCTGGCTAGAACATACCCACGACTACATTCAGTGGCTATTCCCCATACCGGAAGCCGGTCGTTTTAATGCGTTTGCGCCCCTGCTGACGAGTGACGTGCAAGCAGCTTTTGAACGCGAAGAGCCCTTACGCCGCCATCAGCAACGCTCCCTTGATGTCATGCTGGATTTTTTTGGACTCCTTCGCGATGGCAACGATATAACCGCCCAGCCGACATTATCGATGCAAACGCACATTTGGTTGAAAGCCGGTGGCCATAACCACCTACGCATTACCCGTATGATTCGGTCGTTAGCACTATGCCATCAGCCAACGTTAGCTCGCGCGGTTCAGCAGGCCGTGATTGAGCTGGGCACACAGCATGGCGTGGTATCAGAAGCATCGTTGCGGTATTGGCGGGAGGCTTTTTAA
- a CDS encoding (2Fe-2S)-binding protein, producing MHDAWRNYANAPQAGAIVCPSNLIQEGKTHCLEIISNGGSFPVIVTRIEGAIYCYVNACPHQYLPLNYRSESIISSDGNRLLCSAHGAAFDSKTGNCLTGAFDKLDAIPVFEDQEGNVCIGHIKCKQTN from the coding sequence GTGCACGACGCTTGGCGTAACTATGCGAATGCCCCCCAAGCGGGGGCTATTGTTTGTCCTTCTAATCTCATACAAGAAGGTAAAACACACTGCCTGGAAATTATTAGCAACGGTGGATCTTTCCCTGTCATTGTAACGCGCATAGAGGGTGCTATTTATTGCTACGTCAATGCCTGCCCCCACCAGTACTTACCTCTCAATTACCGGTCAGAGAGTATCATTTCGTCAGATGGAAATCGTTTGCTATGCAGTGCCCATGGCGCAGCCTTTGATAGTAAAACAGGCAACTGTTTAACGGGCGCCTTCGATAAACTTGACGCAATACCGGTGTTTGAAGATCAAGAGGGTAACGTTTGCATTGGGCATATCAAATGCAAACAGACCAACTAA
- a CDS encoding AAA family ATPase, whose product MRLKFYCQNRIGILRDIVAQFADYRINVARGEVGGEQGNTIYLHVPNLLNAQLLTLKPVLEAIPGVFSVKRASLMPSERRHLELDALLSSLSDPVMSIDMQGRIVAANRIAVQVLGVRVQEVPGLSLDRYLDEVDLPDLIRRNNSRINGLRIKLKGDTYLADIAPLHMEDTKVDSLAGAVVTLHRADRIGARIYQVQRQELRGFEAIFQSSSRLEAVINEARRMAPLDAPLLIVGETGTGKELVARACHLASPRGQAPFVVLNCAGLPESMAETELFGYAPGAFEGARPEGKLGLLELNEGGTVFLDEVGEMSPRLQTKLLRFLQDGGFRRVGSEEETFLDVRVICATQQNLPQLCSEGLFRLDLYHRLNVLSLQVPPLRECLDGIEELAAYVLDRAARQIGCPLPELSPTALEKITRYDWPGNVRQLENVLFQAVSLCEEKTIEPVHLRLPYSEVSSELAGIPLEGSLSDMLGEVERNILSTLYQQHPSSRQLGKRLGVSHTTIANKLKRYGIGAQDDTQNNSQDNT is encoded by the coding sequence ATGCGTCTTAAGTTTTACTGTCAGAATCGAATTGGCATTCTTCGCGATATAGTGGCTCAGTTTGCTGATTACCGAATTAATGTCGCGCGGGGCGAAGTGGGCGGTGAGCAGGGCAATACCATCTATTTGCATGTTCCGAACTTACTTAATGCGCAGCTACTGACGCTTAAGCCGGTATTGGAAGCCATCCCCGGCGTGTTTAGTGTTAAGCGCGCTAGCTTGATGCCCAGTGAGCGCCGTCATTTGGAACTGGATGCGCTGTTATCCTCGCTTTCTGACCCCGTCATGTCGATTGATATGCAGGGCCGGATTGTGGCGGCTAACCGTATTGCTGTTCAGGTATTGGGGGTGCGTGTTCAAGAAGTGCCGGGGCTCTCGCTGGATCGTTATCTTGATGAAGTGGATCTTCCCGATTTGATTCGCCGTAACAACTCACGCATCAATGGGCTGCGGATCAAGCTAAAAGGTGACACTTATCTTGCCGATATCGCGCCACTGCACATGGAAGACACGAAGGTGGATTCACTAGCAGGGGCGGTCGTGACGTTACACCGTGCTGACCGTATTGGAGCACGTATTTACCAGGTGCAGCGTCAGGAACTGCGTGGCTTTGAGGCCATTTTTCAGTCGAGTTCGCGATTGGAAGCCGTGATCAACGAGGCGCGTCGTATGGCGCCACTGGATGCACCGCTGTTAATTGTGGGTGAAACGGGGACGGGAAAAGAGCTGGTGGCCAGGGCCTGTCATTTGGCCAGCCCTCGGGGGCAAGCGCCGTTTGTGGTGCTTAACTGTGCTGGGCTTCCTGAGTCAATGGCCGAGACAGAGCTTTTCGGTTACGCACCTGGAGCCTTTGAGGGCGCTCGGCCGGAAGGAAAGCTTGGCCTCCTGGAGCTTAACGAAGGTGGCACGGTCTTTCTTGATGAAGTCGGCGAAATGAGCCCACGGCTGCAGACGAAGCTGTTGCGTTTTCTTCAGGATGGCGGCTTTCGGCGTGTGGGTAGCGAGGAGGAGACCTTCCTTGATGTCAGAGTAATCTGTGCCACTCAACAAAACCTGCCACAACTATGTAGTGAAGGGCTTTTTCGGCTGGATCTTTATCACCGGCTCAATGTGCTTTCGCTACAGGTGCCACCGTTACGTGAATGCCTGGACGGCATCGAGGAGTTGGCGGCCTATGTACTTGATCGTGCAGCGCGTCAGATAGGCTGCCCTTTGCCGGAGCTTTCGCCCACTGCGCTTGAAAAAATCACCCGCTACGACTGGCCGGGTAATGTGCGTCAGCTGGAAAATGTGCTCTTCCAGGCGGTGTCGCTGTGTGAAGAGAAGACCATTGAGCCGGTGCATTTGCGCCTTCCTTACAGCGAAGTGTCTTCTGAGCTGGCGGGGATTCCATTAGAAGGAAGCTTGAGCGACATGCTAGGCGAGGTGGAAAGAAACATCTTAAGTACGCTGTATCAGCAGCACCCCTCCAGCCGCCAGCTGGGCAAGCGGTTGGGCGTTTCGCACACCACCATTGCCAATAAGCTCAAACGTTACGGGATAGGTGCTCAAGACGATACTCAAAACAATAGCCAAGACAACACTTAA
- a CDS encoding transporter produces the protein MTTTNTPPKTLWLGRWGFVLAATGSAVGLGNIWKFPYITGEFGGGAFVLVYLACILAVGVPIMMAEISFGRRGRGSPIDAIRRVVHESGRGSFWSIFGWMAMLCGFMILSFYVVVAGWSFSYLWKMLSGGLAGNSVEDMAAIFSANNANPFSLGAWSTLVTVLTMFIVGKGVQAGIEKSVSWMMPGMVIMLGILIGYGAFSGGFAEAWSFLFSFNTEGLSSEGLLAALGHAFFTLSLASGAILTYGSYLPDGHSIARTTFSVAIADTVVALMAGLAIFPIIFANGMNPGEGPGLIFMSLPLAFQAMPFGTLFGILFFLMLSMAALTSSISMIEATVAWLTGSKGMTRKQASWGVGIVLWLVSTLAMLSFNVGADWSLAGRNFFGWLDYLTSRWMMPLGGLGMALMAGFLLRNEIFREELGLTRTQHMLWLFMVRYVSPLGIVLIFIDALGLATLQVGTQWPWLLALLALVTVVGELASPRLRHQAY, from the coding sequence ATGACAACGACAAATACGCCTCCCAAAACGCTGTGGCTGGGCCGCTGGGGGTTTGTGCTGGCAGCCACGGGTTCTGCAGTGGGCCTGGGTAATATCTGGAAGTTTCCTTACATCACCGGCGAGTTCGGGGGGGGCGCTTTTGTGCTGGTCTATCTGGCCTGCATATTGGCGGTCGGTGTTCCTATCATGATGGCTGAAATCAGCTTCGGCCGCCGTGGAAGGGGCAGCCCGATTGACGCTATCCGTCGTGTGGTACACGAGTCGGGCCGCGGCAGTTTCTGGTCGATCTTCGGCTGGATGGCCATGCTCTGTGGGTTCATGATTCTGTCGTTCTATGTAGTGGTCGCTGGCTGGTCATTCTCCTATCTGTGGAAAATGCTGAGCGGCGGACTGGCGGGTAATAGCGTCGAAGACATGGCGGCTATTTTTTCCGCCAATAACGCTAATCCGTTTTCACTCGGCGCTTGGAGCACGCTGGTTACGGTGCTCACCATGTTTATTGTGGGCAAAGGCGTACAGGCCGGTATTGAAAAGAGCGTGAGCTGGATGATGCCTGGCATGGTGATCATGCTGGGCATACTGATTGGCTACGGTGCGTTTTCCGGCGGCTTTGCAGAGGCATGGTCGTTTCTGTTTTCCTTCAACACGGAAGGGTTAAGCAGCGAAGGCTTGCTCGCAGCGCTAGGGCACGCCTTCTTTACCTTGTCGCTCGCATCTGGTGCGATTCTTACCTACGGCTCTTACTTGCCAGACGGGCACTCCATCGCGCGCACGACGTTTAGCGTGGCTATCGCTGATACCGTAGTTGCACTGATGGCTGGCTTGGCTATTTTTCCGATTATTTTTGCTAACGGAATGAACCCCGGCGAGGGCCCAGGGCTGATTTTCATGAGCCTGCCGCTGGCGTTCCAAGCGATGCCCTTTGGCACATTGTTTGGCATTCTGTTCTTTTTGATGCTGTCGATGGCGGCGCTTACCTCGTCGATTTCGATGATCGAGGCGACGGTAGCCTGGCTCACTGGAAGCAAGGGAATGACGCGTAAACAGGCATCGTGGGGTGTGGGTATTGTGCTGTGGTTAGTGAGCACCTTGGCGATGCTGTCGTTCAATGTTGGTGCTGATTGGTCGCTGGCTGGGCGAAACTTCTTTGGCTGGTTAGATTACTTAACTTCCCGCTGGATGATGCCGCTAGGTGGCCTAGGCATGGCACTGATGGCAGGCTTCCTGCTGCGTAATGAAATATTCAGGGAAGAGCTAGGACTTACCCGCACTCAGCATATGCTGTGGTTGTTTATGGTGCGTTACGTCAGCCCGCTAGGCATTGTGTTAATTTTCATCGATGCGCTGGGCCTTGCCACCCTCCAGGTAGGCACTCAGTGGCCGTGGTTGCTGGCGCTGCTGGCGCTTGTCACCGTGGTGGGAGAATTGGCTAGCCCGCGACTGCGTCACCAAGCCTATTAG
- a CDS encoding RND transporter — protein sequence MLKRLLPLVILVLGIASFMALRYTRPEPAPVDAQERRWPVEAISVSPGEHTPLLALFGEVVAPNMVTFVAPLQAQVVERPVSDGQAVEQGELLLALDEDELLSPLHQAEAELADLQAQLENERIRHENNRQVLEQEREILANANRQLERNRSLEGRNLASQTDVDAARDAVARAQLTVSARESAIAEYPSRLASLEARLARAQVQQADAQRNLARGRIHAPFAGRVSRVQVAVGDDVAARAPLLSLYPRNGLELRARVPQRYHAELDAYLQSDHSLEATSVDGRQRFVLERLAGESDPAGTEAIFSLHNPAEGLRPGAMVAVQLNRPSVSDAFAVPYAALHGADLLYRINDDSRLERQRVERLGEVAKQQGERWLLVRADTVTDGDQIMSTHLPNAAQGLHVEITQTPPDGGDTP from the coding sequence ATGCTAAAGCGCTTGCTTCCCTTGGTAATACTGGTTCTTGGCATCGCCAGCTTCATGGCGCTGCGTTACACACGCCCGGAGCCCGCCCCGGTTGACGCCCAGGAGCGCCGCTGGCCAGTTGAAGCCATCAGCGTTTCGCCTGGTGAGCATACCCCCCTGCTGGCGCTGTTTGGTGAAGTGGTCGCGCCGAATATGGTGACCTTCGTAGCTCCCCTTCAAGCACAGGTTGTCGAGCGCCCCGTCAGCGACGGCCAGGCAGTAGAGCAGGGCGAGCTGCTGCTGGCGTTGGATGAAGACGAGCTGTTATCGCCTCTGCACCAAGCCGAGGCGGAGCTCGCCGACCTGCAGGCGCAGCTGGAAAATGAGCGTATCCGCCATGAGAATAACCGCCAGGTATTGGAACAAGAGCGCGAGATTCTCGCCAATGCCAACCGCCAGCTGGAGCGTAACCGGTCGCTGGAAGGGCGCAACTTGGCCTCTCAAACAGATGTTGATGCAGCACGCGACGCAGTAGCGCGGGCGCAGCTCACCGTCTCTGCCCGCGAAAGTGCTATTGCCGAATACCCCTCTCGCTTAGCCAGCCTGGAAGCGCGCTTGGCCAGGGCGCAGGTGCAGCAGGCTGACGCCCAACGCAACCTCGCCCGTGGCCGAATTCACGCGCCCTTTGCAGGCCGCGTGTCCCGCGTGCAGGTCGCTGTTGGCGATGACGTGGCCGCACGCGCACCGCTGCTATCACTTTATCCGCGCAATGGCTTAGAGCTGCGCGCCCGTGTTCCACAGCGCTATCACGCAGAGCTTGACGCCTATTTACAGAGCGACCACTCCCTTGAAGCGACCTCGGTGGATGGCCGCCAGCGCTTTGTATTAGAACGTCTTGCGGGGGAAAGTGACCCAGCGGGCACCGAGGCGATTTTCTCACTACACAACCCAGCAGAGGGGCTACGGCCGGGGGCGATGGTCGCCGTGCAGTTAAACCGCCCAAGCGTCAGCGATGCCTTTGCCGTGCCCTACGCCGCCTTGCATGGCGCCGACCTGCTCTACCGCATTAATGATGACAGCCGCCTAGAGCGCCAGCGCGTTGAACGGCTGGGGGAAGTTGCCAAGCAGCAAGGGGAGCGCTGGCTGTTAGTGCGCGCTGACACGGTGACAGACGGCGACCAGATTATGTCGACCCACCTGCCCAATGCCGCCCAGGGGCTGCATGTGGAGATCACCCAAACGCCGCCTGACGGTGGGGACACCCCATGA
- a CDS encoding AsnC family transcriptional regulator, which produces MHEVSLDRYDLAILSELQKNSALTNSELGERVSLSPSQCSRRKARLETEGVIKGYSARLDAASLGFGLRAITRVNLKAHGESMDDDFVALLTKHAMVREAYSVSGDADYVLHVIAKDLTEFSDFIHHHLLPHPNVTQVRSEIILRSMKEAQGLPVSGG; this is translated from the coding sequence ATGCATGAGGTTTCTCTAGATCGTTACGATCTTGCAATTTTGTCAGAATTGCAGAAAAACTCAGCCCTCACTAATTCAGAATTGGGTGAGCGCGTCAGCCTGTCTCCCTCTCAGTGCTCCCGGCGCAAAGCGCGGTTAGAAACCGAGGGGGTGATTAAGGGGTATTCGGCGAGGCTAGATGCCGCTAGCCTGGGTTTTGGCTTGCGTGCCATCACTAGAGTTAACCTTAAAGCTCACGGTGAAAGCATGGACGATGATTTCGTAGCGTTACTGACGAAGCACGCCATGGTGCGAGAAGCCTACTCTGTATCCGGCGATGCGGACTATGTACTGCACGTAATAGCCAAGGACCTCACCGAATTTTCGGACTTTATTCACCATCATTTATTGCCTCATCCTAATGTCACCCAGGTCCGCTCTGAAATCATACTGCGTAGTATGAAAGAGGCGCAGGGCCTGCCAGTGAGTGGTGGTTAG
- a CDS encoding 4-hydroxyphenylpyruvate dioxygenase, producing MGPFPHDAPKVTISDVNPAGTDGFEFVEFAHPEPEKLDSLFRQMGFVPVAKHRDKSITVYRQGDINYLLNSEPDSHASAFIEAHGPCAPAMAWRVVDAQHALKRAVDLGAEEFTGNKSIDAPAVIGIGGSLLYFIDTYGEKGSCYSNEFEWLAEKDPKPKGFGFYYLDHLTHNVIRGNMDTWYKFYHDTFNFREIRYFDITGKVTGLTSRALTSPDGKIRIPINESADDHSQIEEYLREYNGEGIQHIAIATDDIYTGTDLIAAEGLEFMPGPPSIYYEKSLERVKYHQEPLDKLRNRGILIDGEGVLGGGETRILLQIFSKTVIGPIFFEFIQRKGDDGFGEGNFKALFESIEEDQINRGVLQSTAD from the coding sequence ATGGGTCCCTTCCCACACGACGCGCCCAAAGTAACTATAAGTGATGTAAACCCAGCAGGTACTGATGGTTTTGAATTTGTTGAATTTGCCCACCCTGAGCCCGAAAAATTAGACAGCCTGTTTAGGCAAATGGGCTTCGTCCCCGTTGCAAAACACCGTGACAAATCAATCACTGTTTATCGTCAGGGTGATATCAACTACCTGCTTAACAGTGAGCCTGACTCACATGCATCAGCATTTATCGAGGCACACGGCCCATGCGCACCGGCCATGGCCTGGCGCGTAGTTGATGCTCAGCATGCCCTAAAACGTGCCGTTGATTTAGGTGCTGAAGAGTTCACTGGCAATAAGTCTATCGACGCACCAGCCGTTATTGGCATTGGCGGTTCGCTGCTTTACTTTATTGATACGTACGGCGAAAAAGGCAGCTGTTACTCCAATGAGTTTGAGTGGTTAGCTGAGAAAGATCCTAAGCCTAAAGGCTTTGGTTTTTACTATCTTGACCACCTCACTCATAACGTTATTCGCGGCAACATGGACACGTGGTATAAGTTTTATCACGACACCTTTAACTTCCGTGAAATACGCTACTTCGATATCACCGGTAAAGTAACCGGCCTTACAAGCCGTGCATTAACCTCCCCCGACGGTAAAATCCGTATCCCTATTAACGAGAGTGCCGACGATCATAGCCAGATCGAAGAGTACTTACGTGAGTATAACGGCGAAGGTATTCAGCATATCGCCATTGCCACGGACGATATCTATACCGGCACTGACTTAATTGCGGCTGAGGGACTCGAATTTATGCCTGGCCCGCCAAGCATCTACTATGAAAAGTCGCTTGAGCGCGTAAAATACCACCAGGAGCCTCTCGATAAACTTCGTAACCGTGGCATTTTGATTGATGGTGAAGGCGTCTTGGGCGGTGGCGAAACCAGAATTTTGCTACAAATATTCTCAAAAACGGTGATTGGTCCGATCTTCTTCGAGTTTATCCAGCGCAAGGGCGATGATGGGTTTGGAGAGGGTAATTTTAAAGCACTTTTTGAATCCATCGAAGAGGATCAAATTAACCGAGGCGTGTTGCAAAGCACTGCTGACTAG
- a CDS encoding AsnC family transcriptional regulator, with product MREVTKEITLDRHDQRILTLLQQQGRITNNELAEQIGLSPAACWRRVKALEESGVIRRFAALVEPSLVGQPLSALVMVTLVRHHIDNTVEFENRILQYPEVLQCYATTGNADFVLRVVIEDMAAYDRFLNEKLFTLNGISQVSSNFVLRNIKEETAIPIR from the coding sequence ATGAGAGAAGTGACGAAAGAAATCACCTTAGACAGACATGATCAGCGCATTCTTACCCTGCTTCAGCAACAGGGGCGCATTACCAACAATGAGCTTGCCGAACAGATCGGGCTTTCCCCCGCCGCCTGCTGGCGTCGCGTAAAGGCCTTGGAAGAGAGTGGCGTTATCCGCCGTTTTGCTGCGCTGGTGGAGCCCAGCTTAGTGGGCCAGCCACTATCAGCATTGGTCATGGTGACGCTGGTTCGCCATCACATTGACAATACCGTTGAGTTTGAAAATCGCATTCTGCAGTACCCAGAAGTGCTGCAGTGCTACGCCACCACCGGCAACGCCGATTTCGTACTGCGAGTAGTTATTGAAGATATGGCGGCTTACGACCGTTTTCTGAATGAGAAGCTCTTCACCCTAAATGGTATCTCCCAGGTCAGCTCCAATTTCGTGCTACGTAATATCAAAGAAGAGACCGCTATCCCGATTCGCTGA
- a CDS encoding C4-dicarboxylate ABC transporter substrate-binding protein: MNKPARLLVGAIAISSMAFSMSALAQTTITVSTWGGPNHGVNTIVWPTWKAWIEEATDDRVTVEVVHDMGPPPAQMEIVADGIADASWIFHAHMAGRFLATQLPEFPTFEEFSSEDASAAYWHTHQEYLQQANEHRGVDVVAMGVHGPGQIFTRDQISSIDELAGKRLRVGGGVMSGLAEAMSVTGVAIPPTGTYEAASQGVVDGAMLTLESLRSFRVAEVAPHTLTVDGGFYRGSFAIVMNPMFWDQVSDEDRAAIESVSGERLSRLFGYMMDISDQRGVEFGEENGATFTQASEQDIDHLRGVASNLQDAWSESVKSRGVDAPAALAFFREQLVNAAEEESIANRVVSQ, from the coding sequence ATGAATAAACCTGCTCGCTTACTCGTAGGTGCCATCGCTATTTCAAGCATGGCATTTAGTATGTCGGCACTTGCACAAACAACGATCACCGTCAGTACCTGGGGCGGGCCTAACCATGGCGTCAATACCATTGTTTGGCCGACCTGGAAGGCGTGGATTGAGGAAGCCACTGATGACCGGGTCACGGTAGAGGTGGTGCATGATATGGGGCCACCTCCCGCACAAATGGAGATCGTTGCGGATGGCATTGCGGACGCCAGTTGGATTTTTCATGCGCATATGGCGGGCCGCTTTCTAGCAACGCAGCTGCCTGAATTCCCTACGTTTGAGGAGTTCTCCTCAGAAGATGCTTCCGCCGCTTATTGGCATACCCATCAAGAGTATTTACAGCAAGCTAATGAGCACCGTGGCGTTGATGTGGTGGCGATGGGCGTGCATGGCCCAGGGCAAATATTTACCCGTGATCAAATAAGCTCAATTGATGAGCTTGCCGGCAAACGGCTGCGCGTGGGCGGCGGAGTGATGAGTGGCTTAGCCGAGGCAATGTCAGTGACTGGGGTCGCCATTCCTCCAACAGGCACCTACGAAGCGGCCTCCCAAGGCGTTGTTGACGGTGCGATGCTAACACTTGAAAGCTTGCGCAGCTTTCGCGTTGCCGAAGTAGCCCCGCATACCCTTACCGTAGATGGCGGCTTCTATCGCGGCAGCTTTGCGATTGTGATGAACCCGATGTTCTGGGATCAAGTGTCGGACGAAGACCGCGCGGCAATTGAAAGCGTATCGGGCGAGCGGCTTTCACGCCTATTTGGCTACATGATGGATATTTCCGACCAGCGTGGCGTTGAATTTGGTGAAGAAAATGGCGCGACCTTTACCCAAGCATCGGAACAAGACATTGACCACCTGCGGGGCGTCGCCAGCAACTTGCAGGATGCCTGGAGTGAGTCTGTAAAGAGCCGTGGTGTGGACGCGCCAGCAGCGCTTGCCTTCTTTCGTGAGCAGTTAGTTAATGCAGCGGAGGAAGAGAGTATCGCCAACCGTGTTGTAAGCCAGTAG